One Sulfitobacter sp. M39 genomic window, TCTCGCGTTTGCGGGGTCGATAGACAGCGGTATAAAGCGTGCCGAAGCCTGCGTTGAACTGGTGCGAATACAGCGGCGGTTTCAGGAACGTGTTGATGAATTTCTCTTCCGGATCACGGTGGAACCGCAACCGTTGCAGCAGATATCTTTCCCGTTCAACCGTCGCCGTAAAGCGCGCATGGCTGATCCATTCGACGTTTTCCTGATGGTTGGTCGCCACCGCTGCCTTGGTGATGATTGCCGGCCGGTCCGGTGCCATCAGCGCCGTCAGATACTTGCGTTTGCGGTCCAGCACGGTGACGTTATAGCTCATGTGGGTCGGCACACGTGCCAGAATTTCGCCCGCTTGCTCGGCAGTCTCGCAGGTTTGCAGCACATAGCGCAGGATCAGCGGCACGCCAAAGCCCACGCCCACCACACGACGGCCCCCAAAGGTAAGCGATATCGACAGCCCCGCGTCGTTCACCCCGTCCACCAGCCCGAACAACCCGTCAGAGGTGCCCATCACGCGGCGCCCCTTCCAGCCGGTGTGCAGCACCAGACTGTCGAAAGCATTGGTGTTATAGTCATAGTTGCGCACCATGACCGGCTCCTTGCCGCCCCAGACCGCCTGACTGCATCCCGATAGATAGGGCGGCGGGCAGTAAAAGCTCAGGAACCTTGCCGCCAGATCACCCCCGCCCGCCTGATCACAAAGATCTTCGTACAGAGGGATGAGGTCAGGCATATGCGCCTTGAGCGCACGACGACATTCGGCATATGTCGGGCGCGCGGGCTCGCCCTCCTTCAGCCACCATTTACGGTAGAAGGGCCAGTATTCGGCGAAAAGCCCGGCCCATTTAGGACCGGGCAATTCTTCTGAAATGGCACGCCACAGCATGTGCTGCCCTTTCGATGCTTAGAGGATTTTGAACGCCGGATCAGACATCGCCGGACCCGCCTCTGCGACGGGCAGAGGACGACCGTTCACCGATTGCTTGATCCCGTGAATCCACTTTTTCGCGCGCTCATTCAACTGGAAAGACTTCGTCATCGACCGACCGCGGGTCACAAGGATGCCAATATCGGCCCCTTCATAGCGGTAATCCCCCGGTTGCAGGATGCGCAGGAAGAACGCTTCGTTCTCGGACTCAACGGCGCGACGGTGATAATCGAAACGGTCGAACACAACGCGGCCATCTTCCAGCATCTTGTAAATGCCTGTTTCGGGCGCTTCGGTGCAGATATCGACGCTG contains:
- a CDS encoding C45 family autoproteolytic acyltransferase/hydolase codes for the protein MLWRAISEELPGPKWAGLFAEYWPFYRKWWLKEGEPARPTYAECRRALKAHMPDLIPLYEDLCDQAGGGDLAARFLSFYCPPPYLSGCSQAVWGGKEPVMVRNYDYNTNAFDSLVLHTGWKGRRVMGTSDGLFGLVDGVNDAGLSISLTFGGRRVVGVGFGVPLILRYVLQTCETAEQAGEILARVPTHMSYNVTVLDRKRKYLTALMAPDRPAIITKAAVATNHQENVEWISHARFTATVERERYLLQRLRFHRDPEEKFINTFLKPPLYSHQFNAGFGTLYTAVYRPRKREMEHRWPGTVWHQKLDAFEEGSRNVLMPGVVA